One segment of Micromonospora parathelypteridis DNA contains the following:
- a CDS encoding MarR family winged helix-turn-helix transcriptional regulator, which produces MNGIELFLLGRTLMKIGEDAIPTEGVGQHSTSHRSVLIVASDIRAHPGSSVGEIAERTGFPQSKVSACVARLREAGAIDTAADPTDRRRLLVRPASTPSHRVAQVRSAPIDGVLAAALGTNDPQPIADVRAALDTLARHLTPQALARLRTTPGSPPVAG; this is translated from the coding sequence GTGAATGGAATCGAGCTGTTCCTGTTGGGGCGCACCCTGATGAAGATCGGCGAGGACGCCATCCCGACCGAAGGCGTCGGCCAGCACTCCACCAGCCATCGGTCGGTCCTCATCGTCGCCAGCGACATCCGGGCCCATCCCGGCAGTTCGGTCGGTGAGATCGCCGAGCGGACCGGGTTTCCGCAGAGCAAGGTGTCGGCGTGTGTCGCCCGACTCCGCGAGGCCGGCGCCATCGACACCGCCGCCGACCCCACCGACCGCCGCCGCCTGCTGGTACGGCCCGCATCGACGCCCTCGCATCGCGTGGCCCAGGTCCGCTCGGCACCCATCGACGGTGTCCTCGCCGCGGCGCTCGGCACCAACGACCCACAACCCATCGCAGACGTCCGGGCCGCGCTGGACACGCTCGCACGACACCTGACGCCGCAGGCGCTCGCCCGCCTGCGGACCACGCCCGGCTCGCCACCCGTCGCCGGCTAG
- a CDS encoding DUF7455 domain-containing protein: MTPTLTPPPETVAPPAADERCDRCNAAGKLRITLAGGSELVFCGHHANKYAEDLVKITERFATEPDFSWRGADLMAN; the protein is encoded by the coding sequence ATGACCCCGACCCTCACGCCGCCGCCCGAGACGGTGGCACCCCCAGCCGCCGATGAACGGTGCGACCGCTGCAATGCTGCCGGGAAGCTCCGGATCACTCTGGCGGGTGGGAGCGAGCTGGTGTTCTGCGGGCACCACGCGAACAAGTACGCGGAGGATCTCGTGAAGATCACCGAGCGGTTCGCAACGGAGCCCGATTTCAGCTGGCGTGGCGCCGATCTGATGGCGAACTAA
- a CDS encoding GNAT family N-acetyltransferase, producing MISSTALSPTIRPAAASDDEALLALHRTSWTAGSGFPSARSEEMSTYFTGRRKPETHLVAEQDGAIVGYVSVEPKLPFTEAAHVYALWSLVVSAQARRLGIASALLAAAEQVALERGATKLSLRVLGSNLPAQRLYERHGYVLEGRHAAEFLIDGEYVDDLALAKSLRQASDQASGPVAG from the coding sequence ATGATCAGCTCGACCGCCCTGTCGCCCACCATCCGGCCGGCGGCCGCTTCCGACGACGAGGCACTGCTCGCTCTTCATCGCACCTCGTGGACCGCCGGGTCCGGCTTCCCTTCGGCACGCAGCGAGGAGATGTCCACCTACTTCACAGGCCGGCGGAAGCCGGAGACACACCTCGTCGCCGAGCAGGACGGCGCCATCGTCGGCTACGTGAGCGTCGAACCGAAGCTGCCATTCACCGAGGCGGCGCACGTGTACGCGCTCTGGAGCCTCGTCGTCAGCGCACAGGCCCGTCGCCTCGGCATCGCCTCGGCACTGCTGGCCGCGGCGGAACAGGTCGCGCTCGAGCGGGGTGCCACCAAGTTGAGTCTGCGCGTGCTCGGCAGCAACCTGCCCGCCCAGCGGCTCTACGAACGCCACGGCTACGTCCTCGAAGGCCGGCACGCCGCCGAGTTCCTGATCGACGGCGAGTACGTCGACGACCTGGCGCTGGCCAAGAGCCTGCGGCAGGCATCCGACCAGGCCTCCGGACCGGTGGCAGGATGA
- a CDS encoding carbohydrate kinase family protein — MTRPARVVVVGDVITDVVAVLSGPLAAGSDTAAEISLGGGGQAANTAAWVAAQRVDVTLVGAVGTDDAGRDRVAELDRAGVDCAVERVEGVPTGTVIVLAAGDERTMVSQRGANLLLSAAHVERALAAVPDAGHLHLSAYTLLDAGSRDAGLRALAAARERGLTTSVDAASAAPLRRVGAAAFLTWVRDVDLLLVNADEATVLAGGLDPAAQGRALSATARRVVVKRGAAGAVWVDRSAAVCVAPARRVAVMDVTGAGDAFAAGLLTAWLAGATPTAALNRATDLGALAVSTVGARPQP; from the coding sequence ATGACCCGACCGGCCCGGGTGGTCGTCGTCGGGGACGTGATCACGGACGTGGTCGCCGTGCTGTCCGGGCCGCTCGCGGCCGGCTCGGACACGGCGGCCGAGATCAGTCTCGGCGGCGGCGGTCAGGCAGCCAACACCGCGGCCTGGGTCGCCGCGCAGCGGGTGGACGTCACGCTCGTCGGGGCCGTCGGTACCGACGACGCGGGGCGCGACCGGGTGGCCGAACTCGATCGGGCGGGCGTCGACTGCGCAGTCGAGCGGGTCGAGGGCGTCCCGACCGGCACGGTGATCGTGTTGGCCGCCGGCGACGAGCGCACCATGGTCAGCCAGCGGGGCGCGAACCTGCTGCTGAGCGCCGCGCACGTCGAGCGGGCCCTCGCGGCGGTGCCCGACGCCGGGCATCTGCACCTGTCCGCGTACACCCTCCTGGACGCCGGGTCGCGCGACGCGGGGCTGCGGGCGTTGGCCGCCGCCCGCGAGCGCGGGCTCACCACCAGCGTCGACGCGGCCTCCGCGGCGCCGCTGCGGCGGGTGGGCGCGGCGGCGTTCCTGACGTGGGTACGCGACGTCGACCTGCTGCTGGTCAACGCGGACGAGGCCACGGTGCTGGCTGGCGGGCTGGACCCGGCGGCGCAGGGGCGGGCGTTGTCGGCGACGGCCCGGCGGGTCGTGGTCAAGCGCGGCGCGGCGGGCGCGGTCTGGGTCGACCGCAGCGCGGCGGTCTGCGTGGCTCCGGCCCGGCGGGTGGCGGTGATGGATGTCACGGGGGCGGGCGACGCCTTCGCGGCCGGCCTGCTCACCGCCTGGCTCGCCGGTGCCACCCCGACGGCGGCGCTGAACCGCGCCACCGACCTGGGGGCGCTGGCCGTCTCCACCGTCGGCGCACGGCCACAGCCGTAA
- a CDS encoding DEAD/DEAH box helicase has translation MAARTPVLETFPALRAWQRKALVEYLRRRTDDFTAVATPGAGKTTFALRIAAELLGDGTIEAVTVVAPTEHLKNQWSEAAARVGIQLDAAFRNADLHSAADFHGAVVTYAQVGMAPQVHRRRTMTRRTLVILDEIHHAGDSRSWGDGVKNAFEPAVRRLMLTGTPFRSDDNPIPFVSYERGGDGLLRSRADSVYGYSDALRDGVVRPVLFLAYSGETRWRTNAGEELAARLGEPMTQDLVAQAWRTALDPAGDWMPQVLRAADARLTVLRNAGMADAGGLIIATDQQTARSYAKLIEQVTGEKAAVVLSDDLGASARIATFAASDQRWLVAVRMVSEGVDIPRLAVGVYATSASTPLYFAQAIGRFVRARRPGETASVFLPSVPHLLGLASEMETERDHVLGKPKESDGFDDDLLERAQRDDQASGELEKRFAALSATAELDQVIFDGASFGTAAQAGTPEEEEYLGLPGLLTADQVSLLLTKRQAAQLAAQRRRTADGAAQPAAAPTAAPPAPMSAAQRRVALRRQLNALVAARHHRTGQPHGKIHAELRRLCGGPPSAQATIEQLEERIATVQTL, from the coding sequence GTGGCAGCCCGGACGCCGGTGCTCGAGACGTTCCCGGCACTACGCGCCTGGCAGCGTAAGGCCCTCGTGGAGTACCTGCGTCGGCGTACCGACGACTTCACCGCGGTCGCCACGCCGGGCGCCGGCAAGACCACCTTCGCCCTGCGGATCGCGGCCGAGCTGCTCGGGGACGGGACCATCGAAGCGGTCACCGTGGTCGCACCGACCGAGCACCTGAAGAACCAGTGGTCCGAAGCCGCGGCCCGGGTGGGCATCCAACTCGACGCCGCCTTCCGCAACGCGGATCTGCACTCCGCAGCCGACTTCCACGGCGCGGTCGTCACCTACGCCCAGGTGGGGATGGCCCCGCAGGTGCACCGGCGGCGCACCATGACCCGGCGCACCCTGGTCATCCTCGACGAGATCCACCACGCCGGCGACTCCCGGTCCTGGGGCGACGGGGTGAAGAACGCCTTCGAGCCCGCCGTACGCCGGCTGATGCTCACCGGGACACCGTTCCGCTCCGATGACAACCCCATCCCGTTCGTCAGCTACGAGCGGGGCGGCGACGGTCTGCTGCGCTCCCGCGCCGACTCGGTGTACGGCTACTCCGACGCGCTACGCGACGGGGTCGTCCGGCCGGTGCTCTTCCTGGCGTACTCCGGGGAGACCCGCTGGCGGACCAACGCGGGCGAGGAGTTGGCCGCCCGCCTCGGTGAGCCGATGACCCAGGATCTGGTGGCGCAGGCGTGGCGTACCGCCCTGGACCCGGCCGGAGACTGGATGCCACAGGTGCTGCGGGCCGCCGACGCCCGACTCACCGTGCTGCGCAACGCGGGAATGGCCGACGCCGGTGGTCTGATCATCGCCACCGACCAACAGACCGCCCGCTCGTACGCCAAGCTCATCGAGCAGGTGACCGGCGAGAAGGCCGCCGTGGTGCTCTCCGACGACCTGGGTGCTTCCGCGCGGATCGCGACGTTCGCGGCGTCCGACCAGCGCTGGCTGGTCGCGGTACGGATGGTGTCCGAGGGGGTCGACATCCCGCGACTCGCGGTCGGGGTCTACGCGACCAGCGCCAGCACACCGCTCTACTTCGCCCAGGCGATCGGCCGGTTCGTGCGGGCCCGCCGGCCCGGGGAGACCGCGTCGGTCTTCCTGCCCAGCGTGCCGCACCTGCTCGGGCTGGCCAGCGAGATGGAGACCGAGCGGGACCACGTACTCGGCAAACCCAAAGAGTCCGACGGTTTCGACGACGACCTGCTGGAACGGGCACAGCGCGACGACCAGGCCAGCGGGGAGTTGGAGAAGCGGTTCGCCGCGCTCTCGGCCACCGCCGAACTGGATCAGGTGATCTTCGACGGGGCGTCGTTCGGCACGGCGGCCCAGGCCGGCACCCCCGAGGAAGAGGAATACCTCGGCCTGCCCGGCCTGCTCACCGCCGACCAGGTCTCCCTGTTGCTGACCAAACGGCAGGCAGCCCAACTCGCCGCCCAACGCCGCCGTACCGCCGACGGGGCCGCTCAGCCGGCCGCTGCGCCCACCGCGGCGCCCCCGGCACCCATGAGCGCCGCTCAGCGTCGAGTGGCGCTCCGGCGCCAACTGAACGCTCTGGTGGCCGCCCGACACCACCGCACCGGCCAACCACACGGCAAGATCCATGCCGAGTTGCGCCGACTCTGCGGTGGGCCTCCGAGCGCCCAGGCCACCATCGAGCAACTCGAAGAACGCATCGCCACCGTGCAGACCCTCTGA
- a CDS encoding ArsR/SmtB family transcription factor translates to MVDTPPPEPPADEVHVTTEEQLRAVSSLVRHRILGVLRDGPATISQVANQLNLLKGSSSYHIRLLERAGLIRVVSTRKVRGVTERYYAHAARQIILPAPTQTDVLMRHAVADLEAAAPGTARFVRLQHARVSAERFDEFAARLAALLDELRDSAQPQEAAATMAVAFFRPQDPRSSAPTDSPIETSAPRDDTK, encoded by the coding sequence ATGGTCGACACCCCGCCCCCGGAACCACCCGCCGACGAGGTGCACGTCACCACCGAGGAACAGCTTCGGGCCGTCAGCAGTCTGGTCCGGCACCGCATCCTGGGTGTGCTGCGCGACGGCCCGGCCACCATCAGCCAGGTCGCGAACCAGCTCAACCTCCTCAAGGGCAGTTCGAGCTACCACATCCGGTTGTTGGAACGGGCCGGCCTGATCCGGGTTGTCAGCACCCGCAAGGTGCGCGGCGTGACCGAGCGGTACTACGCCCATGCCGCCCGTCAGATCATCCTGCCCGCGCCAACCCAGACCGACGTACTCATGCGCCACGCCGTGGCGGACCTGGAAGCAGCCGCACCGGGCACCGCCCGCTTCGTACGCCTGCAGCACGCACGCGTCAGCGCGGAGCGGTTCGACGAATTCGCCGCCCGACTGGCCGCCCTCCTCGACGAACTGCGCGACAGCGCCCAGCCGCAGGAAGCCGCCGCCACCATGGCGGTCGCCTTCTTCCGCCCGCAGGACCCGCGGTCATCGGCACCCACGGACTCCCCCATCGAAACCTCAGCGCCCAGGGACGACACCAAATGA
- a CDS encoding HhH-GPD-type base excision DNA repair protein, translated as MAGMTLVLPIDPEANRLLERSPLALLVGMVLDQQVSMEKAFSSPYVLVQRLGHDLDAAELAGYDPEALIALFAQPPALHRFPKAMAARVQEVCQVLVNRYDGDAALLWSDVADGPELLRRVSELPGFGKQKAQIFVALLGKRFGVTPQDWREAAGGYGDPGAYRSVADVTDADSLRQVREFKQQMKAAAKAKAAG; from the coding sequence ATGGCAGGCATGACGCTCGTGCTCCCCATCGACCCCGAGGCCAACCGCTTGCTGGAGCGCAGCCCGCTGGCGCTGCTGGTCGGGATGGTTCTTGATCAACAAGTGTCTATGGAGAAGGCGTTCTCCTCGCCGTACGTGCTGGTGCAGCGGCTCGGCCATGACCTGGACGCGGCGGAGCTGGCCGGGTACGACCCGGAGGCACTGATCGCGCTCTTCGCCCAGCCGCCCGCGCTGCACCGTTTTCCGAAGGCGATGGCGGCCCGGGTGCAGGAGGTCTGCCAGGTCCTGGTGAACCGCTACGACGGCGATGCGGCGCTGCTCTGGTCCGACGTCGCCGACGGGCCGGAGCTGCTGCGCCGGGTCTCCGAGCTGCCCGGCTTCGGCAAGCAGAAGGCGCAGATCTTCGTGGCCCTGCTCGGCAAGCGGTTCGGGGTGACCCCGCAGGACTGGCGGGAGGCGGCCGGCGGATACGGCGACCCGGGCGCGTACCGGTCGGTGGCCGACGTCACCGACGCCGACTCGTTGCGCCAGGTGCGGGAGTTCAAGCAGCAGATGAAGGCGGCAGCCAAGGCCAAGGCCGCCGGCTGA
- a CDS encoding trimeric intracellular cation channel family protein — translation MTTSTALLLADLTGVAVFAASGASAAVAKRLDLFGVAFVGFVAALGGGIFRDLVIDEVPPLAFADWRYAATAAITALAVFWLHPQLARLRTTVLVLDAAGLALFTVTGTLKALDARVPAVGACLIGMLTAIGGGLGRDLLTAEIPVVLRREIYALAALAGSVTVALLYVTGQTGPAPLTAAAVLVFGLRLIALRRRWSAPVAMLRPPRSDGADPRTDREW, via the coding sequence GTGACCACCTCCACCGCCCTGCTGCTCGCCGACCTGACCGGGGTCGCGGTGTTCGCCGCGTCCGGGGCCTCGGCGGCGGTGGCCAAGCGGCTGGACCTGTTCGGCGTCGCGTTCGTCGGCTTCGTGGCCGCCCTCGGCGGTGGGATCTTCCGGGACCTGGTCATCGACGAGGTGCCGCCGCTGGCATTCGCCGACTGGCGTTACGCGGCCACCGCCGCGATCACCGCGCTCGCCGTCTTCTGGTTGCACCCACAACTGGCCCGACTGCGCACCACCGTCCTGGTGCTGGACGCGGCGGGCCTGGCCCTGTTCACGGTGACCGGCACGCTCAAGGCACTCGACGCGCGGGTGCCCGCGGTCGGCGCCTGCCTGATCGGCATGCTCACCGCGATCGGCGGCGGGCTCGGCCGAGACCTGCTCACCGCCGAGATCCCGGTCGTGCTGCGCCGGGAGATCTACGCGTTGGCGGCGCTGGCCGGCTCCGTCACGGTGGCGCTGCTGTACGTCACCGGGCAGACCGGTCCCGCGCCGCTCACCGCCGCCGCCGTCCTGGTCTTCGGGCTGCGCCTGATCGCACTGCGTCGACGCTGGTCCGCCCCGGTGGCCATGCTGCGCCCGCCGCGCTCCGATGGAGCCGACCCCCGCACCGACCGGGAGTGGTGA
- a CDS encoding alpha/beta fold hydrolase: MTTTRFTRTGTLSAPGANVYYEVRGSGPLLLISQSGEGDANRSSNLVDHLTADYTVVTYDRRGLSRSTLTDPARPGTLPEHADDVHRLLATLTDEPALMLGCSLGAAIGLHLVVRHPTQVRALVAHEPVAPWLLPASERAHQEQELFELQETYRTGGLPAAFPQIARVVGIDPANQDTEPNLTPQPLTPQRAANFDLFIRHDFTAAARDTLSVTDIAGLTETHIVPAVGRTTPRTVFDYRCAQELARLRNTELAEFPGGHNGNTTHPMAYAAQLRRVLRSVG; the protein is encoded by the coding sequence ATGACCACCACCCGATTCACCCGGACCGGCACCCTCTCGGCCCCGGGTGCCAACGTCTACTACGAGGTCCGCGGCAGCGGACCGCTCCTGCTGATCAGCCAGAGTGGCGAAGGTGACGCCAATCGCAGCAGCAACCTCGTCGACCACCTCACCGCCGACTACACGGTGGTGACCTACGACCGCCGGGGGCTCTCGCGCAGCACGCTCACCGATCCGGCACGGCCAGGCACGCTGCCCGAGCACGCCGACGACGTGCACCGCCTGCTGGCCACCCTCACCGACGAGCCGGCTCTCATGCTCGGCTGCAGTCTCGGCGCAGCCATCGGGCTGCACCTCGTGGTCCGTCACCCCACCCAGGTCCGAGCCCTCGTCGCGCACGAACCCGTCGCCCCCTGGCTGCTGCCGGCGAGCGAACGCGCCCACCAGGAACAGGAACTGTTCGAACTCCAGGAGACGTACCGCACCGGCGGCCTGCCCGCCGCGTTCCCGCAGATCGCCCGCGTCGTCGGCATCGATCCGGCCAACCAGGACACCGAGCCGAACCTGACCCCCCAGCCGCTGACGCCCCAACGGGCAGCCAACTTCGACCTGTTCATCCGGCACGACTTCACGGCCGCCGCGCGGGACACCCTCTCGGTCACCGACATCGCCGGGTTGACCGAGACTCACATCGTGCCGGCCGTCGGCCGCACCACCCCACGCACCGTCTTCGACTACCGCTGCGCCCAGGAACTGGCCCGCCTCCGCAACACCGAACTCGCCGAATTTCCTGGCGGGCACAATGGCAACACCACCCACCCGATGGCGTACGCCGCCCAACTGCGCCGCGTTCTCCGCAGCGTCGGCTGA
- a CDS encoding DUF3039 domain-containing protein, which yields MSTEVLERPELKDADTGPEMFHYVRKEKIAESAVMGTFVVALCGETFPVTKAAKPGSPVCPKCKEIYDSYRE from the coding sequence GTGAGCACAGAGGTTCTCGAGCGTCCAGAGCTGAAGGACGCCGATACCGGTCCCGAGATGTTCCACTACGTCCGCAAGGAGAAGATCGCGGAGAGTGCCGTCATGGGCACCTTCGTCGTCGCACTCTGCGGCGAGACCTTCCCGGTCACCAAGGCGGCCAAGCCCGGTTCGCCGGTCTGCCCCAAGTGCAAGGAGATCTACGACTCGTACCGCGAGTGA
- a CDS encoding DUF3099 domain-containing protein → MVKRQAYQPILITDASRSQDDQLNSRQRRYVLMMGIRVLCIIVGAILVGANAPLLWLWLPLCGLGMVLIPWLAVLLANDRPPKEEHRLANRFHPRQQDDAPPMSLTADERPHKVIDAEP, encoded by the coding sequence ATGGTGAAGCGTCAGGCGTACCAGCCGATACTGATCACCGACGCCTCGCGCAGCCAGGACGATCAGCTCAACAGTCGCCAGCGCCGCTATGTCCTGATGATGGGCATCCGCGTGTTGTGCATCATCGTCGGCGCGATCCTGGTCGGTGCGAACGCCCCACTGCTCTGGCTCTGGCTGCCGCTGTGCGGCCTCGGCATGGTGCTCATCCCCTGGCTGGCCGTGCTGCTGGCCAACGACCGGCCGCCGAAGGAAGAGCACCGGCTGGCCAACCGGTTCCACCCCCGCCAGCAGGACGACGCGCCGCCGATGAGCCTCACCGCCGACGAGCGCCCGCACAAGGTCATCGACGCCGAACCCTGA
- a CDS encoding pseudouridine-5'-phosphate glycosidase, with protein MTDFRISYGTEVAEALRDGRPVVALESTIVSHGLPRPENLRVAREIEQTVRSAGAVPATIGMIGGELVVGLDDGQLTRLATVDGVTKLSVRDLAVAAATGADGATTVAATSAVAAAAGIGVFATGGLGGVHREAAHTFDESADLVTLAQTPITVVCAGVKSILDVGATLERLETLGVAVVGYRTRRFPGFYLTDAGFDLDWSVDSPEQVAAVLAARDEHAVHTGGLLVANPLPVEEQLDPELHDRTLADGLALLERDGVTGKAVTPYLLAHFHSATEGASLAVNVRIILRNADLAARIAVAAAARNTVAAV; from the coding sequence GTGACTGACTTTCGCATCAGCTACGGCACCGAGGTCGCCGAAGCCCTGCGCGACGGCCGGCCCGTCGTCGCCCTGGAGAGCACCATCGTCTCGCACGGTCTGCCCCGGCCGGAGAACCTGCGGGTGGCCAGGGAGATCGAGCAGACGGTCCGGAGCGCCGGGGCGGTTCCGGCGACGATCGGCATGATCGGCGGCGAACTGGTGGTCGGCCTGGACGACGGGCAACTGACCCGGCTCGCCACGGTCGACGGCGTGACCAAGCTCTCCGTCCGCGACCTCGCGGTGGCGGCGGCGACCGGCGCGGACGGCGCCACCACCGTGGCCGCGACCAGCGCGGTGGCCGCCGCGGCCGGCATCGGGGTGTTCGCCACCGGCGGCCTGGGCGGGGTGCACCGGGAGGCCGCGCACACCTTCGACGAGTCGGCTGATCTGGTCACCCTGGCCCAGACCCCGATCACGGTGGTCTGCGCCGGGGTCAAGTCGATCCTCGACGTGGGCGCCACGCTGGAGCGCCTGGAGACCCTCGGGGTCGCCGTGGTCGGTTACCGCACCCGCCGGTTCCCCGGCTTCTACCTGACCGACGCCGGCTTCGACCTGGACTGGTCGGTGGACTCGCCGGAGCAGGTCGCGGCGGTGCTGGCCGCCCGGGACGAGCACGCCGTGCACACCGGCGGGCTGCTCGTCGCCAACCCGCTGCCGGTCGAGGAGCAGCTCGACCCGGAGTTGCACGACCGGACGCTCGCCGACGGCCTGGCCCTGCTGGAGCGGGACGGCGTGACCGGGAAGGCCGTGACGCCGTACCTGCTCGCACACTTCCACTCCGCCACCGAGGGCGCGAGCCTGGCCGTGAACGTCCGGATCATCCTGCGCAACGCCGACCTGGCCGCGCGGATCGCGGTCGCCGCGGCGGCCCGCAACACCGTCGCCGCCGTATGA
- a CDS encoding RNA polymerase sigma factor: MTEPRQTGADVRSLTDTLIAHAQSAGGQLTSAQLARTVESAEVTPAQAKKILRALSEAGVTVVVDGSASTRRRVAAARSTTPASRATTAKTTKKAAAPAPKQAPAADDAPSTPAPRKVAARKATAEGAAATPAKATKSTRATKATVAAAGAKAGTKAKGEGAEGEIDPEELAAAIEDVVVEEPAELAQAAETDAAASATDNDFEWDDEESEALKQARRDAELTASADSVRAYLKQIGKVPLLNAEQEVELAKRIEAGLYAAERLRAADEGEEKLIRDMVRDLGWISRDGERAKNHLLEANLRLVVSLAKRYTGRGMAFLDLIQEGNLGLIRAVEKFDYTKGYKFSTYATWWIRQAITRAMADQARTIRIPVHMVEVINKLGRIQRELLQDLGREPTPEELAKEMDITPEKVLEIQQYAREPISLDQTIGDEGDSQLGDFIEDSEAVVAVDAVSFSLLQDQLQQVLQTLSEREAGVVRLRFGLTDGQPRTLDEIGQVYGVTRERIRQIESKTMSKLRHPSRSQVLRDYLD; the protein is encoded by the coding sequence GTGACAGAACCCCGCCAGACCGGCGCCGACGTTCGCTCGCTCACCGACACCCTGATCGCCCACGCGCAGAGCGCCGGTGGTCAGCTCACGTCGGCCCAGCTCGCGCGCACCGTCGAGTCCGCCGAGGTGACTCCGGCGCAGGCCAAGAAGATCCTGCGGGCGCTCTCCGAGGCGGGAGTGACCGTAGTGGTGGACGGCTCGGCGAGCACCCGCCGCCGTGTCGCCGCCGCCCGCTCGACGACGCCGGCGTCCCGGGCCACCACCGCCAAGACCACCAAGAAGGCCGCCGCGCCGGCCCCGAAGCAGGCTCCGGCCGCCGACGACGCGCCGTCGACGCCGGCCCCGCGCAAGGTGGCCGCACGTAAGGCCACCGCCGAGGGCGCTGCCGCCACGCCGGCGAAGGCCACCAAGTCGACCCGGGCCACCAAGGCGACGGTCGCCGCCGCTGGCGCCAAGGCCGGCACCAAGGCCAAGGGCGAGGGCGCCGAGGGCGAGATCGACCCGGAGGAACTGGCCGCCGCCATCGAGGACGTGGTGGTCGAGGAGCCGGCCGAGCTGGCCCAGGCCGCCGAGACCGACGCCGCCGCCTCGGCGACCGACAACGACTTCGAGTGGGACGACGAGGAGTCCGAGGCCCTCAAGCAGGCCCGGCGGGACGCCGAGCTGACCGCCTCCGCCGACTCGGTCCGCGCGTACCTGAAGCAGATCGGCAAGGTTCCGCTGCTCAACGCCGAGCAGGAAGTGGAGCTGGCCAAGCGGATCGAGGCCGGGCTCTACGCCGCCGAGCGGCTGCGTGCCGCCGACGAGGGCGAAGAGAAGCTCATCCGGGACATGGTCCGTGACCTGGGCTGGATCTCCCGTGACGGCGAGCGGGCCAAGAACCACCTCCTGGAGGCGAACCTCCGACTGGTGGTGTCGCTGGCCAAGCGGTACACGGGTCGCGGAATGGCCTTCCTCGACCTGATCCAGGAGGGCAACCTCGGCCTGATCCGCGCGGTGGAGAAGTTCGACTACACCAAGGGCTACAAGTTCTCCACGTACGCCACCTGGTGGATCCGGCAGGCGATCACCCGCGCCATGGCCGACCAGGCCCGCACCATCCGCATCCCGGTGCACATGGTCGAGGTCATCAACAAGCTCGGCCGCATACAGCGCGAGCTGCTCCAGGATCTGGGCCGTGAGCCCACGCCGGAGGAGCTGGCCAAGGAGATGGACATCACACCGGAGAAGGTGCTGGAGATCCAGCAGTACGCCCGGGAGCCCATCTCTCTGGACCAGACCATCGGCGACGAGGGCGACAGCCAGCTCGGTGACTTCATCGAGGATTCCGAGGCCGTGGTCGCGGTCGACGCCGTCTCGTTCTCGCTCCTGCAGGACCAGCTCCAGCAGGTGCTGCAGACGCTCTCCGAGCGTGAGGCGGGTGTGGTACGCCTGCGCTTCGGCCTGACCGACGGCCAGCCGCGGACGTTGGACGAGATCGGCCAGGTCTACGGGGTGACCCGGGAGCGGATCCGGCAGATCGAGTCCAAGACGATGTCCAAGCTGCGCCACCCGTCCCGGTCGCAGGTCCTCCGGGATTACCTGGACTGA